A stretch of Paenibacillus sp. URB8-2 DNA encodes these proteins:
- a CDS encoding alpha-amylase family glycosyl hydrolase — protein sequence MKKFTSMALSLPLLFSFASGALAKSEVHPEPQSDSNLGVYYEIYVNSFSDSNNDGNGDLNGVLQKLDYLNDGNPHTKKDLGVDSLWLMPISPSPSYHKYDTTDFYSVDPEYGSTEDFRRLTEEAHKRGMKVTIDLALNHTSNKHPWFLDAVKDKNSPYRDYYIWADKNTDLNEKGPWGQQLWYESYPGSGDYYYALFIDFMPDLNFDNPKLREEMINVGKHWLNQGADGFRLDAAMHIYSKADEAGKNVAWWDEFKRALAKVKPDVYLVGEVWDRPNNIAPYYKALDSSFDFDLSSKILDAVQNGSDNGLASFASNTLDLYRSYTPDPIDAPFLTNHDQERTMSILNGDVNKAKSAASILLTLPGNPFIYYGEEIGMLGKKPDENIREPFRWYPESGEGQTDWEPSRDNTGPDAVSVEAQIKDKDSLLSHYKELIRFRHESPALMKGDIREMPTGDSRIIGYTRTFEDDSVLVLHNLSGETVTIQLSNEAWQGRKIEFSTSNEVKIKKAGDQLNITIPAYTTCGLK from the coding sequence ATGAAAAAATTTACATCCATGGCCTTATCCCTGCCCTTATTGTTCAGCTTTGCCTCGGGCGCTCTTGCCAAAAGCGAAGTACATCCCGAGCCGCAAAGTGATTCTAACCTTGGCGTCTATTACGAGATTTATGTCAATTCCTTCTCTGATTCCAACAACGACGGTAACGGCGACCTGAACGGCGTCCTGCAAAAGCTGGATTATTTGAATGACGGAAACCCGCATACCAAGAAAGATTTGGGCGTCGATTCGCTGTGGCTGATGCCGATCAGCCCTTCCCCCAGCTATCATAAGTATGATACGACCGATTTCTACAGTGTAGATCCGGAGTACGGCAGTACGGAAGACTTCCGCCGCCTGACGGAAGAAGCACATAAACGGGGAATGAAAGTGACGATCGATCTTGCGCTCAACCATACGAGCAACAAGCACCCTTGGTTCCTTGATGCCGTCAAGGACAAGAACAGCCCGTACCGGGATTATTATATCTGGGCTGACAAGAACACCGATCTGAATGAAAAAGGGCCTTGGGGCCAGCAGCTCTGGTATGAATCGTATCCGGGGTCCGGGGACTATTACTACGCCCTGTTCATAGACTTCATGCCGGATTTGAACTTTGACAATCCTAAATTGCGTGAAGAGATGATCAATGTCGGGAAGCATTGGCTGAACCAGGGAGCTGACGGATTCCGCCTAGACGCTGCCATGCACATCTACAGCAAAGCAGATGAAGCGGGTAAGAATGTCGCATGGTGGGATGAATTCAAGCGGGCACTTGCCAAGGTCAAGCCGGATGTTTATCTCGTTGGAGAAGTGTGGGACCGTCCGAACAATATTGCTCCTTACTACAAAGCGCTGGATTCTTCATTCGACTTCGATCTGTCTTCGAAGATTTTGGATGCCGTGCAGAACGGTTCGGATAACGGGCTGGCTTCTTTTGCGTCGAATACCCTTGATTTATACCGCAGCTACACACCGGATCCGATTGACGCCCCGTTCCTGACCAATCACGACCAGGAACGTACGATGTCCATACTGAATGGGGACGTTAATAAAGCTAAATCCGCCGCCTCCATCCTGCTCACCCTGCCCGGCAACCCTTTCATTTATTATGGAGAGGAAATCGGAATGCTCGGGAAGAAACCGGATGAGAATATCCGCGAGCCGTTCCGGTGGTACCCTGAAAGCGGAGAAGGGCAGACAGATTGGGAACCCTCCCGCGATAATACAGGTCCCGACGCCGTCTCCGTAGAGGCGCAGATCAAAGATAAGGACTCCCTGCTCTCCCATTACAAAGAGCTGATCCGCTTCCGCCATGAGAGCCCTGCCCTAATGAAAGGTGACATCCGGGAGATGCCGACCGGAGACAGCCGCATTATCGGATACACCAGAACATTTGAAGATGACTCCGTACTCGTTCTGCATAATCTGAGCGGTGAGACGGTAACTATCCAATTGTCCAACGAAGCATGGCAAGGGCGTAAGATCGAATTCTCCACTTCGAATGAAGTGAAAATCAAGAAAGCCGGCGATCAGCTGAACATCACCATCCCGGCCTATACAACCTGCGGCTTGAAATAA
- the nifH gene encoding nitrogenase iron protein, whose protein sequence is MSKKPRQIAFYGKGGIGKSTTSQNTLAQLATTFGQKIMIVGCDPKADSTRLILNTKAQQTVLHMAAELGSVEDLELEDVVATGFGDILCVESGGPEPGVGCAGRGIITSINFLEEQGAYDGMDFISYDVLGDVVCGGFAMPIRENKAQEIYIVCSGEMMAMYAANNIARGILKYAQSGSVRLGGLICNSRNTDREDELIMELARRLNTQMIHFVPRDNVVQHAELRRMTVTQYNPEHNQANEYKQLADKILHNEMLNIPTPIEMDELEQLLIDFGVVEDEETAIKKLQEKEAANA, encoded by the coding sequence ATGAGTAAGAAACCAAGACAAATCGCATTTTACGGTAAGGGCGGTATCGGTAAATCCACGACCTCGCAAAACACGCTGGCTCAGCTGGCTACTACTTTTGGCCAAAAGATCATGATCGTAGGTTGTGACCCTAAGGCTGACTCCACTCGTCTGATCCTGAACACGAAAGCTCAACAAACAGTGCTTCACATGGCCGCTGAATTGGGTTCGGTCGAAGATCTCGAACTGGAAGACGTAGTAGCAACTGGCTTTGGCGACATCCTCTGCGTTGAGTCCGGCGGTCCGGAACCAGGCGTAGGCTGCGCAGGCCGCGGTATCATCACTTCCATCAACTTCCTGGAAGAGCAAGGCGCTTATGACGGCATGGACTTTATCTCTTACGACGTACTCGGTGACGTTGTGTGCGGCGGTTTCGCAATGCCTATCCGCGAAAACAAAGCGCAAGAAATCTACATCGTCTGCTCCGGCGAAATGATGGCTATGTACGCTGCCAACAACATCGCACGCGGTATTCTGAAATATGCTCAAAGCGGCAGTGTTCGTCTGGGTGGCCTGATTTGTAACTCCCGTAACACCGACCGTGAAGACGAGCTGATCATGGAACTTGCGCGTCGCCTGAACACACAAATGATCCACTTCGTACCTCGCGACAACGTCGTACAACATGCCGAGCTGAGAAGAATGACGGTTACTCAGTACAACCCTGAGCACAACCAAGCCAACGAATACAAGCAACTGGCTGACAAAATCCTGCACAACGAAATGCTGAATATTCCGACTCCGATCGAGATGGACGAACTGGAACAACTGCTGATCGATTTCGGTGTGGTAGAAGACGAAGAAACGGCTATCAAGAAACTGCAAGAAAAAGAAGCAGCAAACGCCTAA
- a CDS encoding NifB/NifX family molybdenum-iron cluster-binding protein — METIDAADEASRQMAEKQQAGEEHTPKSAGLPASESAAVRIAVATRGGGKVNVHFGHANEFWIYDVSGQKTKLLEVRKVEAYCSGRTECSSPDDKKKIFDDTAAMLGDCQVLLCSGIGDSPRRKLLQKGIAALSGKGGIEELLLESVEFYKDLGI, encoded by the coding sequence GTGGAAACGATTGACGCCGCCGACGAAGCAAGCCGTCAGATGGCAGAGAAGCAGCAGGCGGGCGAGGAGCATACGCCGAAATCGGCCGGGCTTCCGGCATCCGAATCTGCCGCAGTCCGAATCGCTGTTGCAACACGGGGCGGCGGGAAAGTTAATGTACACTTTGGTCACGCGAACGAGTTTTGGATCTATGACGTCTCGGGACAAAAGACGAAGCTTTTGGAAGTACGCAAGGTTGAGGCGTATTGCAGCGGAAGGACCGAGTGCAGCAGTCCGGACGACAAAAAGAAGATTTTTGACGATACGGCGGCCATGCTCGGTGATTGCCAAGTGCTATTGTGCTCGGGGATCGGCGATTCGCCAAGGCGCAAGCTTTTGCAAAAAGGGATTGCAGCACTTTCAGGTAAAGGCGGCATCGAAGAGCTGCTGCTGGAAAGCGTAGAGTTCTACAAAGATTTAGGAATTTGA
- a CDS encoding nitrogenase component 1, whose protein sequence is MSIHFSSATGPLPGNLLLGNQTIGGVLALQGIYRSMPILHGVSGCAESIRTVLSRHFREPVSIQNVSIQDSDVILGADNAVCEAIRHAMSEDSPDVLAMIGTSLTEATKEDLQGITSRYLEENRPVFQDKLLLTLSLPDYEGSVESGYVRVVQAVIEEIINSRPKAPPKKHRNRINLLPGPHLTPGDVMELKEIIASFGMEVIVLPDLSSSLTGHLLTGHTSLSRGGVPLDYLREMVSSGCTVAVGRSMEPCAKLLSKELNIPYRVFQGITGLQETDEFFQFLLELSGSEVQVKYRWQRQFLLDCMLDTCSTFRGKRIVAALEPDHLRSLSQWLLEVGVKSFEHVHESLIFEKETAQTADLWIGSSYSESVAEERGIPFIPFGFPVFNRFGSSFHVSVGYRGTAEMVNYFGNVLMNGGEVFR, encoded by the coding sequence ATGAGTATACATTTCAGTTCGGCTACCGGACCGCTGCCGGGCAATCTCCTGCTTGGCAACCAGACGATCGGCGGTGTGCTTGCCCTTCAGGGCATTTACCGCTCCATGCCTATTCTGCACGGGGTATCGGGGTGTGCGGAATCAATCCGGACCGTCTTGTCCCGCCACTTCCGCGAACCTGTCTCCATACAAAATGTATCCATTCAGGATTCCGATGTCATCCTCGGCGCCGACAATGCGGTCTGTGAAGCGATCCGGCATGCAATGTCCGAGGATAGCCCGGATGTGCTTGCCATGATCGGCACTTCGTTAACGGAGGCAACCAAAGAGGATTTGCAGGGAATTACAAGCCGTTATTTGGAGGAGAACCGGCCTGTTTTTCAAGACAAGCTGCTGTTGACGCTCTCGCTCCCTGATTATGAAGGCTCTGTTGAATCGGGATATGTCCGAGTTGTACAGGCCGTAATCGAAGAAATAATCAATTCCCGTCCCAAAGCCCCGCCCAAAAAACACCGCAACCGGATCAACCTCCTGCCTGGCCCTCATCTGACACCGGGAGATGTTATGGAATTAAAAGAAATCATCGCTTCGTTTGGCATGGAGGTTATCGTACTGCCCGATCTGTCTTCTTCGCTGACGGGTCATCTGCTGACCGGCCATACCTCTTTATCCCGAGGCGGGGTTCCCTTGGACTATCTGAGAGAAATGGTTTCCTCCGGCTGCACCGTAGCGGTCGGGCGCAGCATGGAGCCCTGCGCCAAGCTGCTCAGCAAAGAGCTGAACATCCCTTATCGTGTATTCCAAGGCATAACCGGTCTGCAGGAGACGGATGAATTCTTTCAATTCCTGCTTGAGCTGAGCGGAAGCGAGGTTCAGGTCAAATACCGCTGGCAGCGGCAGTTTCTTCTGGATTGCATGCTGGACACTTGTTCAACGTTCAGAGGGAAGCGGATTGTCGCGGCGCTCGAGCCGGACCATTTGCGCTCGCTGTCCCAGTGGCTTTTGGAAGTCGGCGTCAAATCTTTTGAGCATGTCCATGAATCGCTGATATTCGAAAAAGAAACGGCGCAGACAGCCGATTTATGGATCGGCAGTTCTTACAGCGAATCGGTGGCGGAAGAAAGGGGCATTCCTTTTATTCCCTTCGGCTTTCCTGTGTTTAACCGCTTCGGTTCCTCATTTCATGTCAGTGTCGGCTATCGGGGGACGGCGGAAATGGTGAACTATTTTGGAAATGTTCTGATGAATGGAGGAGAAGTCTTTCGATAA
- a CDS encoding nitrogenase component 1, with translation MHHSGLFVEPACEHNNCPDKMGCSSPKPGERTHPCAFQGSQSVLMPILDTAHLVHGTASCLQNGWGMLKAQSPGGSLSKLVFSMGLTEEDLMLGSESKLLQMIGHIVRRHHPPCVFVYATCATLFTMEDLNAVCEKAEQAWGISVIAVHNPGFAGGQNIGSRYAGEALFEKVIGTTTDVEDKESTPFDINLIGEYSFSQEMKEIEGLLSETGIRVVTRIGGDCSFDELRAAHLAKVNMLVGGRSMLNLARHMQDSFGIPFCEGSFCGSNEIRFSLRQLAYYFQDAELDDRLQRFMRKEEARVRKEISLTCKPLKGKKVVLFTEGAESWLYISALYELGLRITVIGTYSNAREDVSRIKERIKDDTLIITEIDEKSILELYEGRKADLMIVSGRSAYVPLKEKIPFLDIDGERRKTYTGYAGLRRMAEDLMDILEQPIWQMVRRRSPWEV, from the coding sequence ATGCATCATTCCGGCTTATTTGTTGAACCTGCATGCGAACATAATAATTGTCCGGATAAAATGGGCTGCTCCAGTCCAAAGCCGGGGGAGCGGACACACCCCTGCGCTTTTCAGGGCTCACAGTCGGTATTGATGCCGATCTTGGACACGGCGCATCTGGTTCATGGCACTGCAAGCTGTCTTCAAAACGGTTGGGGAATGCTGAAGGCGCAGTCGCCTGGCGGCTCGTTGTCCAAGCTTGTGTTTTCCATGGGACTGACGGAAGAAGATTTAATGCTCGGCAGCGAGAGTAAGCTTCTGCAAATGATCGGCCATATTGTCCGGCGGCACCATCCGCCTTGTGTCTTTGTGTATGCGACCTGCGCCACTCTTTTTACTATGGAGGATTTGAATGCTGTGTGTGAAAAGGCGGAGCAGGCCTGGGGAATATCGGTGATCGCCGTTCATAATCCAGGATTTGCCGGAGGCCAGAACATAGGGAGCCGGTATGCAGGGGAGGCCTTGTTCGAGAAAGTGATCGGTACAACAACGGACGTTGAGGACAAAGAAAGCACTCCGTTTGATATCAATTTAATCGGCGAGTATTCTTTTTCACAAGAGATGAAGGAAATCGAAGGCTTGCTGTCCGAGACGGGAATCCGTGTAGTGACGCGAATTGGGGGAGACTGTTCCTTTGATGAACTGCGTGCGGCCCATCTTGCGAAGGTGAATATGCTTGTAGGCGGCAGGTCGATGTTGAATTTGGCCAGGCACATGCAGGATTCGTTCGGTATCCCTTTTTGTGAGGGATCTTTCTGCGGGTCCAATGAAATCCGGTTCTCTCTGCGCCAGCTTGCTTACTACTTTCAGGATGCGGAGCTGGATGATAGACTTCAACGGTTTATGCGCAAGGAGGAAGCGCGTGTTCGCAAAGAAATTTCCTTAACCTGCAAACCTCTGAAGGGAAAGAAAGTCGTGCTCTTTACGGAAGGGGCGGAGAGCTGGTTGTATATCTCGGCGCTGTATGAGCTCGGTCTGCGGATCACGGTCATCGGCACCTATTCGAATGCGCGGGAAGATGTGTCCCGAATCAAGGAAAGAATCAAGGATGATACTCTGATCATTACGGAGATTGACGAAAAAAGCATACTTGAGCTGTATGAGGGACGGAAAGCCGATCTGATGATCGTCAGTGGGCGAAGCGCCTATGTGCCTTTGAAAGAGAAAATACCGTTTCTGGATATTGACGGAGAGCGCAGGAAGACGTACACGGGATATGCCGGCTTGCGGAGAATGGCCGAGGATCTTATGGATATTTTGGAACAGCCCATTTGGCAAATGGTCCGCCGCCGTTCGCCGTGGGAGGTGTGA
- a CDS encoding nucleotidyltransferase-like protein: MELSNLTLLNGDIFDVNALGVIALGPRGNAPFQSALLHDFDRVVMILHENGEENRLIDHMIAGEFRTQTLRVGLSMLERSIITGDNNERVTCLLEGEIIWDPQGILDRLRQEVIRFEQPLRERVLFVEFARFLHLHVKSKRYLQAGCYMDSYNCILAALYHWARMEVSEAGHYPMPAVWEQVKNLNNSVYKLYEELTISGETMEQRIQLVQLACEFSLMSKMGDCCKWLLDLLRDRKEPSSVEELLCFPGLKDVEAELPFVLRKLASRAMIKEMASWADAGGRYPIRYTL; encoded by the coding sequence ATGGAATTATCCAATCTGACATTATTAAATGGAGATATTTTTGACGTGAATGCCCTGGGAGTGATTGCTTTGGGACCCCGAGGGAATGCTCCTTTTCAGAGCGCTCTTCTTCACGATTTCGATAGAGTTGTAATGATTCTCCATGAGAACGGGGAAGAGAACCGGCTTATTGATCACATGATTGCAGGCGAATTTCGGACCCAGACTCTCCGCGTGGGACTTTCGATGCTGGAACGTTCCATTATAACAGGAGACAATAACGAGCGAGTTACCTGCCTGCTGGAAGGCGAAATCATTTGGGACCCCCAAGGAATTCTGGACCGGCTCCGCCAAGAAGTGATTCGCTTTGAGCAGCCACTCAGAGAACGGGTGTTGTTCGTGGAATTTGCCCGGTTTCTGCATTTGCATGTGAAGTCAAAACGCTATTTACAGGCGGGCTGCTATATGGATTCATACAACTGCATTCTGGCTGCCCTGTACCATTGGGCTCGGATGGAGGTCAGCGAGGCTGGCCACTATCCGATGCCTGCGGTATGGGAGCAGGTGAAGAATCTAAACAACTCGGTTTATAAGCTGTACGAGGAATTGACAATCAGCGGCGAAACGATGGAACAAAGAATTCAGCTCGTTCAGCTTGCTTGCGAGTTCTCCCTCATGTCCAAAATGGGCGACTGCTGCAAATGGCTTCTTGACTTGCTAAGAGACCGCAAGGAGCCAAGCAGCGTAGAGGAGCTTCTCTGCTTTCCTGGACTCAAAGATGTGGAAGCGGAACTGCCGTTTGTCCTTCGCAAGCTGGCATCTCGCGCAATGATTAAAGAAATGGCGTCATGGGCCGATGCGGGCGGCAGGTATCCGATACGATACACTTTATAA